A genome region from Anastrepha ludens isolate Willacy chromosome 3, idAnaLude1.1, whole genome shotgun sequence includes the following:
- the LOC128857891 gene encoding mucin-5AC isoform X2 has translation MTFYWWSHWFWITTLSAILLSITIVQTYPSQEISLKYNQNSKSVKDTITKLHQTTASTEWSTTTTAATTTTTTPRQSTEENASVEPLPQQSQKDDAKGSGEELSSEKVDSSAVAQNGSEIEQKTAAEQENVVENENTPSTKQFEYKRSAESFNKTLNDDKDDDMAVEEPKVAAVVAEQRSAAVEEETLKLKRDDTEMSNYTNFSRTSVDAGSNATCMSCNTTTHESNSTTAATHTLQAPKPESIPTSSSTASPGTQKSRLDSMHSETLEWLSAMAAAAALPAPKLLTNAPQSDEIDRETVSATTESATAEQRVPFTLENVNKEEELRRAENEHRSRKSKVLSAEYKHINRFINYSADSKSLLTRSASTAPNDFGGVEEGNISSEALSIQRTYFLDAGAISAICFTIFGVCCTVGTIGIVLYRRRYLNKPQALSEPDSSVYIDDSTMRVSDNSDEMYSLDNDSFLNSLEAMTIQNYWTDTVKHTKL, from the exons ATGACCTTCTACTGGTGGTCACATTGGTTCTGGATAACAACTCTGAGCG CTATCCTTTTGAGCATAACAATCGTGCAGACATATCCAAGTCAAGAGATTTCCTTAAAGTACAATCAAAACAGCAAATCCGTGAAGGATACAATTACGAAGCTACATCAGACGACGGCATCCACAGAGTGGTCCACAACGACGACAGCGgcgacaacaacaaccactACTCCCCGACAGAGCACAGAAGAGAACGCAAGTGTGGAACCTTTGCCACAACAAAGCCAAAAAGATGATGCGAAAGGTAGTGGTGAAGAACTGTCGTCGGAGAAAGTCGACAGTAGCGCAGTGGCACAGAACGGCAGCGAAATAGAGCAAAAGACTGCTGCGGAACAGGAAAACGTGGTAGAGAATGAGAACACACCCAGCACGAAGCAGTTTGAATATAAAAGATCTGCTGAAAGTTTCAATAAAACCTTAAACGATGATAAAGACGATGATATGGCCGTTGAGGAGCCAAAAGTTGCCGCAGTCGTAGCTGAGCAGAGATCGGCAGCGGTAGAGGAAGAGACACTAAAGCTGAAACGTGATGATACAGAAATGAGTAATTATACGAACTTCAGTCGGACTTCCGTCGATGCGGG GTCTAATGCAACTTGCATGAGCTGCAACACTACAACTCACGAGTCCAATAGTACTACAGCGGCCACCCACACCTTACAGGCGCCCAAACCAGAAAGCATACCCACAAGCAGCTCAACAGCGTCACCCGGGACGCAAAAATCACGCTTAGACTCTATGCACTCCGAGACTTTGGAGTGGTTGAGTGCGATGGCTGCAGCTGCAGCACTACCAGCGCCCAAGCTGCTTACCAATGCGCCGCAATCGGATGAAATCGATCGTGAGACGGTAAGTGCCACAACAGAGTCGGCGACGGCAGAACAACGCGTACCCTTTACGTTGGAGAATGTCAACAAGGAGGAGGAACTGCGACGCGCCGAAAATGAACATCGGTCACGCAAATCGAAAGTGCTATCGGCGGAATATAAGCACATCAATCGGTTCATCAACTACTCAGCCGATTCGAAAAGCCTGCTGACGCGCAGCGCATCAACGGCACCCAATGATTTCGGTGGTGTCGAAGAGGGTAATATCTCCTCGGAGGCGTTATCGATACAG CGCACCTACTTTCTGGACGCCGGTGCCATTTCGGCCATTTGCTTCACCATTTTCGGTGTATGCTGTACGGTTGGCACGATTGGCATAGTGCTCTATCGGCGTAGATACCTCAATAAGCCGCAAGCGCTCAGTGAGCCTGACTCGAGTGTCTACATCGATGATAGCACGATGCGTGTAAGT GATAATTCCGATGAGATGTACAGTTTGGATAATGACTCATTTCTCAATTCGTTGGAGGCGATGACAAtacaaaactactggaccgacaCCGTTAAACATACAAAGCTTTAA
- the LOC128857891 gene encoding mucin-5AC isoform X1, with product MTFYWWSHWFWITTLSAILLSITIVQTYPSQEISLKYNQNSKSVKDTITKLHQTTASTEWSTTTTAATTTTTTPRQSTEENASVEPLPQQSQKDDAKGSGEELSSEKVDSSAVAQNGSEIEQKTAAEQENVVENENTPSTKQFEYKRSAESFNKTLNDDKDDDMAVEEPKVAAVVAEQRSAAVEEETLKLKRDDTEMSNYTNFSRTSVDAGSNATCMSCNTTTHESNSTTAATHTLQAPKPESIPTSSSTASPGTQKSRLDSMHSETLEWLSAMAAAAALPAPKLLTNAPQSDEIDRETVSATTESATAEQRVPFTLENVNKEEELRRAENEHRSRKSKVLSAEYKHINRFINYSADSKSLLTRSASTAPNDFGGVEEGNISSEALSIQRTYFLDAGAISAICFTIFGVCCTVGTIGIVLYRRRYLNKPQALSEPDSSVYIDDSTMRLISFDDLQDNSDEMYSLDNDSFLNSLEAMTIQNYWTDTVKHTKL from the exons ATGACCTTCTACTGGTGGTCACATTGGTTCTGGATAACAACTCTGAGCG CTATCCTTTTGAGCATAACAATCGTGCAGACATATCCAAGTCAAGAGATTTCCTTAAAGTACAATCAAAACAGCAAATCCGTGAAGGATACAATTACGAAGCTACATCAGACGACGGCATCCACAGAGTGGTCCACAACGACGACAGCGgcgacaacaacaaccactACTCCCCGACAGAGCACAGAAGAGAACGCAAGTGTGGAACCTTTGCCACAACAAAGCCAAAAAGATGATGCGAAAGGTAGTGGTGAAGAACTGTCGTCGGAGAAAGTCGACAGTAGCGCAGTGGCACAGAACGGCAGCGAAATAGAGCAAAAGACTGCTGCGGAACAGGAAAACGTGGTAGAGAATGAGAACACACCCAGCACGAAGCAGTTTGAATATAAAAGATCTGCTGAAAGTTTCAATAAAACCTTAAACGATGATAAAGACGATGATATGGCCGTTGAGGAGCCAAAAGTTGCCGCAGTCGTAGCTGAGCAGAGATCGGCAGCGGTAGAGGAAGAGACACTAAAGCTGAAACGTGATGATACAGAAATGAGTAATTATACGAACTTCAGTCGGACTTCCGTCGATGCGGG GTCTAATGCAACTTGCATGAGCTGCAACACTACAACTCACGAGTCCAATAGTACTACAGCGGCCACCCACACCTTACAGGCGCCCAAACCAGAAAGCATACCCACAAGCAGCTCAACAGCGTCACCCGGGACGCAAAAATCACGCTTAGACTCTATGCACTCCGAGACTTTGGAGTGGTTGAGTGCGATGGCTGCAGCTGCAGCACTACCAGCGCCCAAGCTGCTTACCAATGCGCCGCAATCGGATGAAATCGATCGTGAGACGGTAAGTGCCACAACAGAGTCGGCGACGGCAGAACAACGCGTACCCTTTACGTTGGAGAATGTCAACAAGGAGGAGGAACTGCGACGCGCCGAAAATGAACATCGGTCACGCAAATCGAAAGTGCTATCGGCGGAATATAAGCACATCAATCGGTTCATCAACTACTCAGCCGATTCGAAAAGCCTGCTGACGCGCAGCGCATCAACGGCACCCAATGATTTCGGTGGTGTCGAAGAGGGTAATATCTCCTCGGAGGCGTTATCGATACAG CGCACCTACTTTCTGGACGCCGGTGCCATTTCGGCCATTTGCTTCACCATTTTCGGTGTATGCTGTACGGTTGGCACGATTGGCATAGTGCTCTATCGGCGTAGATACCTCAATAAGCCGCAAGCGCTCAGTGAGCCTGACTCGAGTGTCTACATCGATGATAGCACGATGCGT TTAATTTCTTTTGATGATTTGCAGGATAATTCCGATGAGATGTACAGTTTGGATAATGACTCATTTCTCAATTCGTTGGAGGCGATGACAAtacaaaactactggaccgacaCCGTTAAACATACAAAGCTTTAA
- the LOC128857891 gene encoding mucin-5AC isoform X3 → MTFYWWSHWFWITTLSAILLSITIVQTYPSQEISLKYNQNSKSVKDTITKLHQTTASTEWSTTTTAATTTTTTPRQSTEENASVEPLPQQSQKDDAKGSGEELSSEKVDSSAVAQNGSEIEQKTAAEQENVVENENTPSTKQFEYKRSAESFNKTLNDDKDDDMAVEEPKVAAVVAEQRSAAVEEETLKLKRDDTEMSNYTNFSRTSVDAGSNATCMSCNTTTHESNSTTAATHTLQAPKPESIPTSSSTASPGTQKSRLDSMHSETLEWLSAMAAAAALPAPKLLTNAPQSDEIDRETVSATTESATAEQRVPFTLENVNKEEELRRAENEHRSRKSKVLSAEYKHINRFINYSADSKSLLTRSASTAPNDFGGVEEGNISSEALSIQRTYFLDAGAISAICFTIFGVCCTVGTIGIVLYRRRYLNKPQALSEPDSSVYIDDSTMRDNSDEMYSLDNDSFLNSLEAMTIQNYWTDTVKHTKL, encoded by the exons ATGACCTTCTACTGGTGGTCACATTGGTTCTGGATAACAACTCTGAGCG CTATCCTTTTGAGCATAACAATCGTGCAGACATATCCAAGTCAAGAGATTTCCTTAAAGTACAATCAAAACAGCAAATCCGTGAAGGATACAATTACGAAGCTACATCAGACGACGGCATCCACAGAGTGGTCCACAACGACGACAGCGgcgacaacaacaaccactACTCCCCGACAGAGCACAGAAGAGAACGCAAGTGTGGAACCTTTGCCACAACAAAGCCAAAAAGATGATGCGAAAGGTAGTGGTGAAGAACTGTCGTCGGAGAAAGTCGACAGTAGCGCAGTGGCACAGAACGGCAGCGAAATAGAGCAAAAGACTGCTGCGGAACAGGAAAACGTGGTAGAGAATGAGAACACACCCAGCACGAAGCAGTTTGAATATAAAAGATCTGCTGAAAGTTTCAATAAAACCTTAAACGATGATAAAGACGATGATATGGCCGTTGAGGAGCCAAAAGTTGCCGCAGTCGTAGCTGAGCAGAGATCGGCAGCGGTAGAGGAAGAGACACTAAAGCTGAAACGTGATGATACAGAAATGAGTAATTATACGAACTTCAGTCGGACTTCCGTCGATGCGGG GTCTAATGCAACTTGCATGAGCTGCAACACTACAACTCACGAGTCCAATAGTACTACAGCGGCCACCCACACCTTACAGGCGCCCAAACCAGAAAGCATACCCACAAGCAGCTCAACAGCGTCACCCGGGACGCAAAAATCACGCTTAGACTCTATGCACTCCGAGACTTTGGAGTGGTTGAGTGCGATGGCTGCAGCTGCAGCACTACCAGCGCCCAAGCTGCTTACCAATGCGCCGCAATCGGATGAAATCGATCGTGAGACGGTAAGTGCCACAACAGAGTCGGCGACGGCAGAACAACGCGTACCCTTTACGTTGGAGAATGTCAACAAGGAGGAGGAACTGCGACGCGCCGAAAATGAACATCGGTCACGCAAATCGAAAGTGCTATCGGCGGAATATAAGCACATCAATCGGTTCATCAACTACTCAGCCGATTCGAAAAGCCTGCTGACGCGCAGCGCATCAACGGCACCCAATGATTTCGGTGGTGTCGAAGAGGGTAATATCTCCTCGGAGGCGTTATCGATACAG CGCACCTACTTTCTGGACGCCGGTGCCATTTCGGCCATTTGCTTCACCATTTTCGGTGTATGCTGTACGGTTGGCACGATTGGCATAGTGCTCTATCGGCGTAGATACCTCAATAAGCCGCAAGCGCTCAGTGAGCCTGACTCGAGTGTCTACATCGATGATAGCACGATGCGT GATAATTCCGATGAGATGTACAGTTTGGATAATGACTCATTTCTCAATTCGTTGGAGGCGATGACAAtacaaaactactggaccgacaCCGTTAAACATACAAAGCTTTAA